DNA from Tsuneonella dongtanensis:
CTGATGTTCGGCCTCTTCGCCGGCGCAGGCATTCCCCACCTGGTGGTCAATTTCTTCATCAAGAAGCGCACCAACCAGTTCAACTCCAAGTTTCCCGACGCCATCGAACTGCTCGTGCGCGGTCTTCGCTCGGGTCTGCCGGTTACCGAAACGCTCGCCGTCGTCGCGACCGAGATCGAGGGCCCCGTCGGTGTCGAGTTCAAGGCCATCGTGGACCGCATCAAGGTCGGTCGGACAATGGAGGATGCCCTTCAGGTCACCGGCGACCGGCTCGGCATCCCCGAATTCAACTTCTTCTGCATCACGCTGGCGATCCAGCGGGAGACCGGCGGCAACCTGGCCGAAACGCTGTCCAATCTTGCCGATGTGCTGCGCAAGCGCGGCCAGATGAAGCTCAAGATCCGCGCGATGAGCTCGGAATCGAAGGCCTCGGCCTACATCGTCGGTTCGCTGCCGTTCATCGTCTTCACGATGGTCTGGTGGATCAACCCCAGTTACCTCGCAGGGTTCTTCAGCGACGATCGCCTGATCGTGGCTGGTCTCGGCGGGATGGTGTGGATGGGCATCGGCGTGTTCATCATGGCCAAGATGGTCAACTTCGAAATCTAACGGGACAGCACGACAGCCATGATCAGCAACGCCCCCGGACCAACGCTCCTCGGCTTCGACGTCATCGTCGTAGGCACGCTTCTGGCTGCCGTCGCGGCGCTCGCGGTCATGCTCGCCATCTACGCCGCCGTCACCGTGAAGGACCCGATGGCGAAGCGCGTCAAGGCGCTTACGGCCCGGCGCGACGAGCTGAAGGCGGGCATCGTCAAGGCGAATGCGCGCAAACGCACGAGCCTGGTTCGCCGCAACGACAAGACCGACAAGGTCAAGGACACGCTGGCGAGCATGAAGGTTCTCCAGCAGAGCCAGATCGAAGTGATCCAGCAGAAGCTGGCGTGGGCTGGGTATCGCAACAAGGAACTGGCGGTTTACGTAATCGGCGCGCGCCTGGTGCTGCCGGTCGTGTTCGGTATCGTCGCGTTCGTTGCGCTCTACGTTCTCAACGTGATGCCCGAGTGGGGCAGCATGAAGAAGCTGTTCGGCCTCACCGCTGCGGTCGGCTTCGGTTACAAGGCACCGGAGATCTACCTGAAGAACAAGGCGACGAAGCGCACCGATCTCGTTCGCAAGGGCCTGCCCGACGCGCTCGACCTGCTCGTCATCTGCGCCGAAGCCGGTCTGACGGTCGACGCCGCGTTCAATCGCGTGGCGAAGGAACTGGGCCGCGCCTATCCCGAACTCGGCGACGAGTTCGCGCTGACCGCGATCGAGCTCTCGTTCCTCACCGAGCGCAAGATGGCGTTCGACAACCTTGCCTATCGCGTCAACCTCGACAGCGTCAAAGGCGTCGTGACGACGATGGTGCAGACCGAACGCTACGGCACTCCGCTCGCCAGCGCGCTTCGCGTGCTGTCGGCCGAATTCCGCAACGAGCGCATGATGCGCGCCGAGGAAAAGGCCGCGCGCCTGCCGGCGATCATGACGGTGCCGCTGATCCTCTTCATCCTGCCGACGCTGTTCATCGTCATCCTGGGACCGGCGGCCTGCTCCATCAGCGACGCGTTCGCCGCCAAGCCCGGCCGTTCGTAATCGTGGAAGCGGCGGGGCGGCCTAGCCGACCCCGCCCTCCAGCCCTTCGGAATCGAAATCGCCGGCCGCCCCGCGAACTCTTGCGAGCAGGCTGCGGAAGGTATCGCGTTCCTCGGTCGACAAGTCTTCGAACAGCCGCGCCTCGATCTCGACCGCGAGCGGCATGATCCGGGCGTGCATCTCGCGACCCTCGGCCGTCAGTTCCAGATGGTGCGAACGCCCATCCTTCTCGTTGGCGGTCCGCGCCGCGAGACCGCGGTCCTCCAGTTCCTTGCACGCACGATTGACCGCGACCTTGTCCATCAGGGTCGCCGCGGTGAGTTCGCGCTGGGTGAGCGCCCCGGCATCGCCGAGGACCGCCATCACCCGCCACTCGGCGATGCGCAGACCGAAACGCGCACGATACGCCTCGGCCACCCGGCTCGAAACCGCGTTCGAAGTTACCGAAAGCAGGTAGGGGAGGAAGTCGGCGAGACGGGTGCTGGACGCGATTTCGGTCATCGCGGACAAGTTTCTAGGGAAACCGCTTCACTTGGCAAGTCGCAAGGCACGGCCCGCTACGGCCTGCAGCCGAGTTGCAAGTTCGACGTCGCGGGCGAACGGTGCCGTGGCCAGCGCGTCGCCGAGCGCGGTATCGATCGGCACCGGTTCGCGTGTTGCGGGCAAGAGCCCCGCCAGTGCGGCCATCGCATCGCGCGCTCGCGCGGCGTTCTCGCGCATGACCCCGAACACCTCCGCCGCGGCGACGGCTTCGCCGTCGCGCCAGCAATCGTAGTCGGTCACCATGCCGAGCAAGGCGTACGGCAGCTCCGCCTCCCGCGCGAGGCGCGCTTCGGGCATGGCGGTCATCCCGATGACGTCGCCGCCCCACGCCCGGTAGAGAGCACTCTCCGCACGGGTGGAAAACTGCGGTCCCTCAATGGCGACGTAGGTCCCTCCCCGGTGAACCACTGTTCCCGCGGCTTCCGCTGCATCCGCGACCAGCGCGGAAAGTCGCGGGCAGACCGGATCGGCCATGCTGACATGGGCGACGATCCCCGAGCCGAAGAAGCTTCGCTCGCGCGAGATCGTCCGGTCGATGAACTGATCGACGGCGACGAACGTCCCTGGCGCCAGGTCCTCGCGCAGCGAGCCAATCGCGGACAATGCCACCAGGTCGGTCGCCCCGGCGCGCTTGAGCGCGTCGACGTTCGCGCGGTAGTTCACTTCGCTTGGCGGGATGGCATGCCCAGCACCGTGCCGCGCGATGAAGCTGAAGCGCACTCCGCGCAGCAACCCGGTTACGACCGGACCCGACGGTTCGCCGAAAGGCGAACGGATCGCGATTTCCTGCGCCTCGTCGAGCGCAAGGCCTTCGTGCAACCCCGATCCGCCGATGACCCCGATGTGCCAGTCGCTCATGCGTAAAACCTATTGGTAATCGGGCTCATCCCACCAGGGATAGAAGTCGGGCATCTGGCCGCTCACCGTGTCGGGATAGGCGGGCGGTCGCTTCTCGAGGAAACTCGCGATCCCTTCGCGCGCGTCGGCGCTCCGGCTCAGGCGATAGATTGCGCGGCTGTCGATACGGTGCGCCAGCATCGGGTGCTCGAGCGAGGACAGCCGCCAGAGCATCGCACGGGTCATCGCGACCGAGACGGCCGACGTGTTGTCGGCAATCTCCCGCGCCAAAGCGAATGCCGAGTCGAGCAAGGCGTCCTGCGCGTGAAGCGAACGCACCAGACCCTTCGCCAGCGCTTCCTGCGCGTCGATCAGGCGCCCCGTCATGCACCATTCGAGCGCCGTGGGCAGGCCCACGAGCCGCGGCAGGAACCAGCTGGAGGCGGCCTCCGGCACGATCCCGCGGCGGGCGAAGACGAACCCGAAGCGCGCGCTGTCCGCGGCAAGGCGCATGTCCATCGGCAGCTGCATCGTCGCGCCGACCCCGACCGCGACCCCGTTGCAGGCCGAGATCAGCGGCTTCTTCGACTGGAACAGCCGCAGCGTCAGCCGCCCGCCACCGTCGCGCACCCGCTCGTCGGACAAATCCTCGACCGGGTTGGGGTCGGAAAATACATGCCCCCCGCCCTCCGGCGTCAGGTCCGCTCCAGCACAAAACGCACGATCGCCGGTCCCCGTGAAGACCACCGCGCGGACCCGGTCATCCCCATCCGCCTGGTCCATCGCGTCTATGATTTCCGCCATCATCGTGCGGGTGAAGGCGTTCATTTTCTCTGGCCGGTGAAGCGTGACGAGTGCCACCGGGCCATCGAGATCGTACCTGATCTGGGTGTATCCGCTCATCGCGCATCCTCTCCGTTCGCCGAGGGCATGTCACACTTGTCACACTGTCCAGACACCAAAGTGCAAAGATCCTCGGCACGCTGCTGATTTTCCCGAACGAATGCGCAAAAAGGCCGATCATCGGAGAAAACTAATACACCTGGTCACCTGTAGGAAAGCGCGTCAGCGCGGCGCCATGCGGATGGCGCCGTCGAGACGGACGTCCTCGCCGTTGAAATAGCCGCACTCGATCATGGTCATCGCGAGCATGGCGTATTCCTCTGGATTGCCCAGCCGCTTGGGGAACGGGACCGAAGCCGCCAGGGCGTCCTTCACCGCTTGCGGCGCCGCATTCATCAGCGGCGTGTTGAAGATGCCCGGCAGGATCGTGTTGACGCGAATGCCCTCGTTCATCAGGTCGCGCGCGATCGGCAGGGTCATGCCGATGACGCCGCCCTTCGATGCCGAATAGGCCGCTTGGCCGATCTGGCCGTCCTCGCCCGCGACCGAGGCGGTGTTGACGATGGCGCCGCGCTCCCCGTCATCCATCGGGTCGAGCGTCAGCATCCCGGCCGCCGACTTGGCGATGCAGCGGAACGTGCCGACGAGGTTGATCTGGATCACCCAGTTGAAGGCATCCAGCGGGAAGTGCTTGATCGAACCGTCTTCCTTCGAACGGCTCGCGGTCTTGATCGCGTTTCCGATGCCCGCGCAATTGACCAGGATCCGCTCCTGCCCATGCGCTTCGCGCGCCTTGGCGAAACCGGCATCGACGCTTTCGTCGCTGGTCACGTTGACTTCGCAGAACACGCCGCCGATCTCGTCGGCGACTGCCTTGCCCTTTTCTTCCTGCAGGTCGAAGATAGCGACCTTCGCGCCTTTGGCCGCGAGCGCGCGGGCGGTTGCCGCGCCAAGACCGGATGCGCCGCCGGTCACCACCGCGGCAATGCTGCTGTCGACTTTCATTCTGGTCCTCTCGTTCGTTCGGGGCGTACGAATCCGCCTGTCTTGGCCCAACGGCATGGCGGGACAGGTTCCCGATTGCAACGGGTTTGCGGGACCTAGGAGTTCACCGTGCGACGCTCGCCGCGGCGACTAGACCGCCTCGATGATCGTGACGTTGGCGACACCGCCACCTTCGCACATCGTCTGAAGGCCGTATTTGCCCCCGCGCGAGTGAAGCACATTCAGCAAGGTGGCCATCAACTTGGTCCCGCTCGCCCCGAGCGGGTGGCCGAGGGCGATCGCGCCTCCATTGACGTTGAGCTTGTCGGGATCGGCGCCGGTGTGCTTCAGCCAGGCCATCGGCACCGGCGCGAATGCCTCGTTGACTTCGTAGAGATCGATGTCGCCGATCGTCAGGCCTGCACGGGCCAGCGCCTTGTCGGTCGCGAACAGCGGTTCCTCGAGCATGATGACCGGATCGCCCGCGGTGACCGTCAGCGTGTGGATGCGCGCCCGCGGGGTGAGACCGTAATCCTTGAGCGCCTGTTCCGACACGATGAGCGCCGCGCTTGCGCCGTCGCAAATCTGGCTGGAACTTGCCGCGGTGATCTTGCCCCCCTCCTTGAGGAGCTTGACCGCCGCGATACCTTCGAGCGTCGCGTCGAACCGGATACCTTCGTCGACCACGTGCTCGACGTTCCCCTCGGGGGTCTCGACGGTCACGGGGACGATTTCGCGCGCGAACGCGCCCGCTTCGGTCGCCGCGATCGCCTTTCGGTGACTGTCGTAGGCGAAGCGGTCGATCTCGTCCTTCGTCATCCCCCACTTGTCGGCGATCATCTCGGCACCGGCGAACTGAGAGAACATCACACCGGGAAACCGCGCCTCGAGGCCGGGCGACTTGTAGTGGCCCATGCCCTCCTTCATGTGCAGGGTCAGGTTGGTGCCCATCGGCACACGCGTCATGCTCTCGACGCCCGCCGCGATGACCGCGTCCTGGGTCCAACTCATGACCGCCTGCGCGGCGAACTGGATCGCCTGCTGCGACGAGCCGCACTGGCGATCGATCGTGACTGCCGGACACGATTGCGGCAGCAGCTTGCTGGCCAGCACCGCCATGCGCCCGACCTGCATGGCCTGCTCGCCCGCCTGGGTGACGCAGCCCATGACGACATCGTCGACCTTGGCCGGATCGATGCCGGTGCGGGCAACCAGCGCATCGAGCGTGGTCGCCGCCAGGTCGACCGGATGCACTCCCGACAACCGCCCGCCACGGCGCCCTCCTGCGGTGCGAACGGCGTCGATGATGTAGGCTGTGGGCATAATGTCTCCGAGGTCCGTCGCCGGGGGTCGGCACGCAAATATCGACGCGGGAATGCCCCGCTTCGTGTGAGCTTCGCAAGCCTGTGACCGTTATGCAACACGTTCATGCGAATGCCCCCCAGATCGGCGATTTTGGTTTGAACCGCCGGAGAGCTTTGCCCATCACGCGGCAGTTTCAACCAAATCCTCAGGGGAAGGATGGCTGGTTTTCGACCGTCATCACCGAAACTCAAGTCGACATCTTTCAACGTTCGAAGGGACAGAACAGTGAACGTCACACAAATCGCAAAGCTATCGGCGGCATCTTGTGCCATCGCGATGGTGCTCGCGGCCGCTCCGGCAGTCGCCCAAGTCCAGGAAGAGGAAGCGGCCGACGTCAATGCCGACGGCACCCTTCCGGAAACGACCGCCGGATCGCCGATCGTCGTCACCGGCTCGCGCATCCGGCGCGAGGATTTCCAGTCGGTCTCGCCGACTTTCACGGTCGGTGAATCGCTGCTGGAAGACCGCCAGTTCAACAACGTCGCTGAAGCCCTCAACCAGAACCCGCTTTTCGGTGTTCCGGGGCAGTCGGCCACGGGCACGATCGGCAACGCCGACGTCGGCCAGAACTTCGTCAACTTCTTCGGCCTCGGCTCGCAGCGCACCCTGACCGTCGTCAACGGCCGCCGCGTCGTCGCCGCGAACGCTCCGACGGTGTTCAACAACGCCGCGCCCGGCCTTCAGGTCGACCTCAACATCATCCCGGTCGCGATGGTCGACCGCATCGAGAACGTGACCATTCGCGGTGCGCCGATCTACGGTTCGGACGCGATCTCGGGCACGGTCAACGTGATCCTCAAGAACGACTTCGAAGGCCTCGAGATCGACGGCAACTATGGCATCACCGAGCGCGGCGACGCCGAGGAATACCGCCTGAGCGGCCTCATGGGCTCGAACTTCGCGGAAGGTCGCGGCAACGTGACCATCGCTGTCGAGCATACACGGGCGAAGGGCCTGCTCGAACGCGATCGCTTCGACTTCATCTGCTCGGGCTGCTCGTTCCAGACCAACCCGGCCAACCGCGGTCCGGCCGACGGGGTGCCCGATCGCGTGCTGATCCGCGACGCGCGCGTGTCGTTTGCGACGTTCAACGGACTTCCTGCCCTGTTCTTCGGCAACCCGTTCATCGGCGCCCCGATCGAGAACGCGGCGGGCGACATCCTGCAGTTCGATCGTGACGGCAACCTCGTTCCGTTCGATCCCGGCACGCAGTACGGCATCGTGTTTTCGGACGGCGGCGACGGCATCGCCATCTCCGACATCAACACGCTGCAGTCGGGCGTGAAGCGCACCGTGTTCGCCACCACCGGCCGCTATGAAGTGACGCCGAACATTGAGGTGTTCGCCGAAACGTTGTTCGCCAGCACCAAGGGACGCGACCTGGGCAGCCAGGCCGTGTGGAACACCGACTTCTTCCCCGACGATGGCGGCGCGATCCAGTTCTCGGTCGACAACCCGTTCCTGACTCCGCAGGCGCGGCAGACGATCCAGGCCAACTGCATCGCCAACGGCCTCGACAACGCCGACGCGACCGATCCGTCGGACGACTGCACGTTCCTCATGGCGCGCTTCGGTCGCACTCTGACGCCGGGTGTGAACGAGACGTCGCAGAACCTGTACCGCATCGTGACCGGTGTGCGCGGGGACTTCGAACTCGGCGGCCGCGCGTTCAACTGGGAACTCGCGTACAACTACGGCAAGACCGAGAACACGACGTTCATCGAGGGCGTCCAGGGCCGCCGCTTCGCGTTTGCACTTGATGCCGTTCGCCTCAACGCCGCCAACATCGCCACGATCCGTTCCAATGCCAGCCTGTTTCCGTCAGGCACGCCGCTCGATTTCGTGAACGTCGTGCGCAACGGTCAGGTGCAGAACGTGTCGATCAACAACCTGCAGGCAGGCGACATCGCGTGTAATGCCCTGATCAACGTTCCCGACCCTGCCGGCGGGGGCATCAGCATCCCGGAAAACGGCGCGTTCACCGACATCAAGGCGTGCGTTCCACTGAACTACTTCGGCGAAGCGGGCACTACTCCCCAGGCGGCGGATTATGTCTCGGTGCCCTTCCCGTCAGCCACGAACATCTCGCAGAAGGTGTTCACCGGTTTCGTCCAAGGTGACCTGTTCACCCTGCCGGGCGGCGACGTCAACATCGTGGCCGGTTACGAACACCGCGAGGAAGGCGCGTCGTTCATCCCGGGTTCGGGCCTCCAGGGCGGCCAGCAGCTCGGCAACGTGGCGGTCACCGCGACGGCGGGCGGCTACAAGACCGACGAATTCTTCGGCGAGCTCCTGCTCCCGATCGTCGGGCCCGACATGGGCTGGGGTCCGTTGACCCGGGTCGAGGCCGAAGGCGCCTACCGCTATGTCGACAACTCGCGCGCCGGCTCGGCCAGCACGTGGTCGGCGGGCGGCAAGATCGGCCTCTTCGCCGATCAAGTGACCCTGCGCGGCACCTACGCCCGTTCGATCCGCGCGCCAGCGCTGGTCGAACTGTTCCTGCCGATTTCGGGTACGAACTCGCGTGGCAATGACCCGTGCGACTCGTCGCTTATCGCGGGCGGCCCCAACCCGGCCAACCGTCAGGCGAACTGCGCTGCAGCGGCCCAGGCACTCGGGTTCACTGGTCTCGCAACCTATCAGGCGCGTGTCATCAACGGCACGCAGGTGGGCACCACCGGTGGTAACCCGGGCCTGACGAACGAAGAAAGCAAGAGCTACACCCTCGGTGTGCTGCTCGCGCCCAACTTCGTTCCGGGGCGGCTCAACCTGGCGGTCGACTACGTCAACATCCAGATCGCCAACGCGATCTCGCAGTTGACGCTGACGAACGTGCTCCAGGCCTGCTACGACGCGGACCCGGCGAACTTCCCGAACCAGTTCTGCAGCCGCTTCAGCCGTGCCCCGCTCGGCGATCCCAACGGCGCGTTCCAGATTGCCCCCGGATACTCGACGGGCTTCCTGAACGCGGGTACCCGCAAGTTCCAGGCGGTTACCGCGCAAATGAACTGGTCGTCGGACCTGGTCGACCTGTTCGGCGGTTCGGGTGACATGGGGCGCCTGTCGCTCGATGGTTCGCTGTTCCACCTGATCCAGGACGACGCCTCGTTCACCGGCTTCGACCTGACCGACAACGTCGACAACGTCGGCTCGTCGAACTGGGTGGGCCAGCTCAACATCAGCTACGATCGCGACAATTGGGGTGCCTTCTGGCAGACCCGTTTCGTGGATGCGGCCGACGTGAACAACCAGGACTCGGCCGAAGCGCGCGATTTCCTGCGCGTTCCGGACTACTGGCTGTTCAACGCGGGCCTTTCGTTCCGCCCGAGCGACCTGATGGAGTTCCGTCTGACCGTGAACAACGTGTTCGACAAAGCTCCGTCCGATGTGGCTGGCGCGACCGCCAACGGTCCGTTCGCTTACGACCTGTTCGGTCGCAGCTACCGGATCGGCGCGAAGCTGACCTTCTGAGGTAGGCCCGTCGCTTCAAAGAGAAGGGCGCCCCGCGGGGCGCCCTTTTTTTGTCTGGCGGTTACACGGCCCGTTGGTCCGGCCCGAACTGGAACGTCTTCAGCGCACGCGTTCGACGCCGAGGAAACCCGTCTTGCCTTCGAAGGTGAGGCGATATCCAGCGAACTTGCCCTCCTTGATTTCGACCTTCCAGCCCGCGCGAACGCTGCCGCGGTAGTTCTTCGCGGCGGTCGACCGCCAGATCTGACCGTTGTCCAGCAGGAGCACGTGATTGCCCCGCTGGTCGGTAAGGACTTCCGTAATCGTGGCCTGGATCGCCTTGCCGTCCATCGGGGTCTCGGTCGACACCGCAGCGGACGCTTGCCGTTCGGCGCTGTCCGGCCGCGCGGCACGCTCGCGCTTTTCGATGTCCGCTTCGCTGAATCCGAAGTTCTCGACCGCGTCCTCGCGTTTCTTGCTTTCCTTCGCGGCCACCAACGCTTCTTCCCGGGCATATGTGGCATCGAAGCATTGCAGGCGCGCAGCGTTGTCCTCGATTCGGCTGCACGGCTCGTAGGGGCTCGGCTCGCGGTCTTTCGCGGCCGAGGATGTAGCCAGAATGGCCAGCGATGCCGCAAGCGCGGCGCGAGAAATCTCGGAAATCGTCATCTAGAGTCCCAATCGTGAGGCACGCGGCGGAAATGCGCGAACGCCTCCTTTTCCGCCGAGTTGCCCTGCCGCGTCAATATTCTCGAATGCGCTGCAGAACTATGTCACCACGAAGCCCACTGCGGTCCGTCGCGGGGCGTCCTTGCGCCGGACGGACTTCGCGCGCTAGGGCCGCTCTATATGATTGACGGACTGACCCGCGACATTCTGATCGTCGGAGGGGGAACCTCGGGCTGGCTGTGTGCCGCATACATGGCGAACACGCTCGGCACTGTCCGGCAAGGAGGACCGCGCATTCGCCTCATGGAAGCGTCGGACATCCCGACGATCGGCGTCGGCGAATCGACGATTCCACCGATCCGTAGCGTGATTGCGGGCACTGGCATCGATGAGGTCGATTTCCTGCGTGAGACGAATGCGACGTTCAAGATGGCAATACGCTTCGACGGATGGCGCAAGCCCGTCGCCGGATGCGAGCATGGCTTCTTCCACGCTTTCGGTCCGCACGGGCGCATCGGTAGCGAGCCACTTGCGCCCTACTGGCTCGTGTCCGGAGCGTACAAGCGAACGAGCTTCGTCGATTATTCCATGAACAACGGGCCCGCCATCGCAGCCGGCAAGGCGCCGAAGCGAATGTCGGACCAACCGTTCAAGGGCCCGCTCGACTATGCCTATCACTTCGATGCAGGTTTGCTCGCCGAATTGCTGAAAAAGAGGGCGACTAGCCTGGACGTGGAACACATCGTCGCCACGATCGACAAGGCCGAGGTATCCGGGGAGGAGATCACGGCCGTCGTGACAGCGGACGGCCGACGGCTGACGGCTGACCTGTTCGTCGATTGCACTGGGTTCTCGGCAAGGCTCATCGAGCAAGCCCTTGGCGAGCCCTTCGTTTCGGCGTCCGACACTCTGTTCTGCGACCGCGCTGTCGCCTGCCAGGTACCGTACCGGGACCCGGAATGCCCGATCCCGCCCTTCACGCGTTCATCCGCCCGACCGAACGGGTGGATCTGGGACGTGCCTCTGATGCATCGGAGGGGGACGGGGTTCGTTTATTCGAGCGCCCACATTTCCGACGAGGACGCGCGTGATCACCTGATATCTTACCTCGGCGATGACGGCGCTGGCGCAGAGCCCCGCCTTCTTCGCTTCCGCGTCGGACATCGCGACCGGCCCTGGCGCGGAAATTGCGTCGCGATCGGCCTTTCGGCGGGGTTCATCGAGCCGCTCGAATCGACCGGCATCTATTTTTCGGACATTGCGATCCGCTGGCTCACCGATTTCTGTCTCGACCGGAGGCAATTCCCCACCGCGGCCAAGGCATTCAACGAGCGGATGCAAGCCTGCTATGCCGACGTCCTCGACTTCATCAAGCTGCATTATGTCCTGAGCGACCGCGACGACACTGCATTCTGGGTCGATAATCGGGCTGCGGAAACGGTACCCGCTTCGTTACGCGAAAAGCTGGAGATGTGGGCTTACCGCATGCCGAGC
Protein-coding regions in this window:
- a CDS encoding crotonase/enoyl-CoA hydratase family protein, which encodes MSGYTQIRYDLDGPVALVTLHRPEKMNAFTRTMMAEIIDAMDQADGDDRVRAVVFTGTGDRAFCAGADLTPEGGGHVFSDPNPVEDLSDERVRDGGGRLTLRLFQSKKPLISACNGVAVGVGATMQLPMDMRLAADSARFGFVFARRGIVPEAASSWFLPRLVGLPTALEWCMTGRLIDAQEALAKGLVRSLHAQDALLDSAFALAREIADNTSAVSVAMTRAMLWRLSSLEHPMLAHRIDSRAIYRLSRSADAREGIASFLEKRPPAYPDTVSGQMPDFYPWWDEPDYQ
- a CDS encoding acetyl-CoA C-acetyltransferase — its product is MPTAYIIDAVRTAGGRRGGRLSGVHPVDLAATTLDALVARTGIDPAKVDDVVMGCVTQAGEQAMQVGRMAVLASKLLPQSCPAVTIDRQCGSSQQAIQFAAQAVMSWTQDAVIAAGVESMTRVPMGTNLTLHMKEGMGHYKSPGLEARFPGVMFSQFAGAEMIADKWGMTKDEIDRFAYDSHRKAIAATEAGAFAREIVPVTVETPEGNVEHVVDEGIRFDATLEGIAAVKLLKEGGKITAASSSQICDGASAALIVSEQALKDYGLTPRARIHTLTVTAGDPVIMLEEPLFATDKALARAGLTIGDIDLYEVNEAFAPVPMAWLKHTGADPDKLNVNGGAIALGHPLGASGTKLMATLLNVLHSRGGKYGLQTMCEGGGVANVTIIEAV
- a CDS encoding type II secretion system F family protein, with the protein product MISNAPGPTLLGFDVIVVGTLLAAVAALAVMLAIYAAVTVKDPMAKRVKALTARRDELKAGIVKANARKRTSLVRRNDKTDKVKDTLASMKVLQQSQIEVIQQKLAWAGYRNKELAVYVIGARLVLPVVFGIVAFVALYVLNVMPEWGSMKKLFGLTAAVGFGYKAPEIYLKNKATKRTDLVRKGLPDALDLLVICAEAGLTVDAAFNRVAKELGRAYPELGDEFALTAIELSFLTERKMAFDNLAYRVNLDSVKGVVTTMVQTERYGTPLASALRVLSAEFRNERMMRAEEKAARLPAIMTVPLILFILPTLFIVILGPAACSISDAFAAKPGRS
- a CDS encoding type II secretion system F family protein; protein product: MSILQLLLFAGGLMAVLVLGYSAMSGPSTVKEGNRRLQAVRYRHSESTDTKVESQLKKAIAARKPKTFKVAGSGSRLDALAIRLDRTGKPWTLTHYLYASLGLAVVFMVIVFLRTGAPLLSLMFGLFAGAGIPHLVVNFFIKKRTNQFNSKFPDAIELLVRGLRSGLPVTETLAVVATEIEGPVGVEFKAIVDRIKVGRTMEDALQVTGDRLGIPEFNFFCITLAIQRETGGNLAETLSNLADVLRKRGQMKLKIRAMSSESKASAYIVGSLPFIVFTMVWWINPSYLAGFFSDDRLIVAGLGGMVWMGIGVFIMAKMVNFEI
- the mtnP gene encoding S-methyl-5'-thioadenosine phosphorylase, with the translated sequence MSDWHIGVIGGSGLHEGLALDEAQEIAIRSPFGEPSGPVVTGLLRGVRFSFIARHGAGHAIPPSEVNYRANVDALKRAGATDLVALSAIGSLREDLAPGTFVAVDQFIDRTISRERSFFGSGIVAHVSMADPVCPRLSALVADAAEAAGTVVHRGGTYVAIEGPQFSTRAESALYRAWGGDVIGMTAMPEARLAREAELPYALLGMVTDYDCWRDGEAVAAAEVFGVMRENAARARDAMAALAGLLPATREPVPIDTALGDALATAPFARDVELATRLQAVAGRALRLAK
- a CDS encoding TonB-dependent receptor domain-containing protein codes for the protein MNVTQIAKLSAASCAIAMVLAAAPAVAQVQEEEAADVNADGTLPETTAGSPIVVTGSRIRREDFQSVSPTFTVGESLLEDRQFNNVAEALNQNPLFGVPGQSATGTIGNADVGQNFVNFFGLGSQRTLTVVNGRRVVAANAPTVFNNAAPGLQVDLNIIPVAMVDRIENVTIRGAPIYGSDAISGTVNVILKNDFEGLEIDGNYGITERGDAEEYRLSGLMGSNFAEGRGNVTIAVEHTRAKGLLERDRFDFICSGCSFQTNPANRGPADGVPDRVLIRDARVSFATFNGLPALFFGNPFIGAPIENAAGDILQFDRDGNLVPFDPGTQYGIVFSDGGDGIAISDINTLQSGVKRTVFATTGRYEVTPNIEVFAETLFASTKGRDLGSQAVWNTDFFPDDGGAIQFSVDNPFLTPQARQTIQANCIANGLDNADATDPSDDCTFLMARFGRTLTPGVNETSQNLYRIVTGVRGDFELGGRAFNWELAYNYGKTENTTFIEGVQGRRFAFALDAVRLNAANIATIRSNASLFPSGTPLDFVNVVRNGQVQNVSINNLQAGDIACNALINVPDPAGGGISIPENGAFTDIKACVPLNYFGEAGTTPQAADYVSVPFPSATNISQKVFTGFVQGDLFTLPGGDVNIVAGYEHREEGASFIPGSGLQGGQQLGNVAVTATAGGYKTDEFFGELLLPIVGPDMGWGPLTRVEAEGAYRYVDNSRAGSASTWSAGGKIGLFADQVTLRGTYARSIRAPALVELFLPISGTNSRGNDPCDSSLIAGGPNPANRQANCAAAAQALGFTGLATYQARVINGTQVGTTGGNPGLTNEESKSYTLGVLLAPNFVPGRLNLAVDYVNIQIANAISQLTLTNVLQACYDADPANFPNQFCSRFSRAPLGDPNGAFQIAPGYSTGFLNAGTRKFQAVTAQMNWSSDLVDLFGGSGDMGRLSLDGSLFHLIQDDASFTGFDLTDNVDNVGSSNWVGQLNISYDRDNWGAFWQTRFVDAADVNNQDSAEARDFLRVPDYWLFNAGLSFRPSDLMEFRLTVNNVFDKAPSDVAGATANGPFAYDLFGRSYRIGAKLTF
- a CDS encoding SDR family NAD(P)-dependent oxidoreductase; the encoded protein is MKVDSSIAAVVTGGASGLGAATARALAAKGAKVAIFDLQEEKGKAVADEIGGVFCEVNVTSDESVDAGFAKAREAHGQERILVNCAGIGNAIKTASRSKEDGSIKHFPLDAFNWVIQINLVGTFRCIAKSAAGMLTLDPMDDGERGAIVNTASVAGEDGQIGQAAYSASKGGVIGMTLPIARDLMNEGIRVNTILPGIFNTPLMNAAPQAVKDALAASVPFPKRLGNPEEYAMLAMTMIECGYFNGEDVRLDGAIRMAPR
- a CDS encoding MarR family winged helix-turn-helix transcriptional regulator; protein product: MTEIASSTRLADFLPYLLSVTSNAVSSRVAEAYRARFGLRIAEWRVMAVLGDAGALTQRELTAATLMDKVAVNRACKELEDRGLAARTANEKDGRSHHLELTAEGREMHARIMPLAVEIEARLFEDLSTEERDTFRSLLARVRGAAGDFDSEGLEGGVG